GACGGCGTCTCACCGGCGTGGCCGATCCGCTACGAGGACCTGGAGCCGTACTACACACAGGCCGAGCAGCTGTACCTGGTGCATGGACGGCACGGCGAGGACCCGACCGAAGGTTCGGCGAGCGGCCAGTATCCGCACCCGCCGGTGGAGCACGAGCCGCGCATCCAGCAGCTCAGCGACGACCTCGAGAAGAAGGGGCTGCACCCCTTCCACCTCCCCATCGGAGTGAACCTCACCCAGGACGAGAACGGCCGGGCCACGCACGCCAGCGCCTGTATCCGATGCGAGCGGGTCGACGGCTTTCCCTGCCTGCTGGGCGCCAAGTCCGACGCCCAGGTGATCTGCGTCGATCCCGCTCTGAAGCACGACAACGTCACCATGCTCACGGGCGCCGACGTGCGGCGGCTGGAGACCGATGCGACCGGACGCACCGTCACCGGAGTCGTGGCGGAGTTCGACGACGGAAGCACCCAGGTGTTCCGCGCCGACATCGTGGTGGTCGGCTGCGGCGCGGTCAACTCCGCCGCCCTTCTGCTGCGTTCGGCGAACGACAAGCACCCCGGCGGTCTGGCCAACAGCTCGGACACGGTGGGCCGCCACTACATGCGCCATAACAACCTCGCGCTGATGGCGGTGTCGAAGGAGCCCAACCCGACCAGGTTCCAGAAGACCCTGGCCCTGCACGACTGGTACCTGGGGGCGGATGACTGGGACTTTCCGCTCGGCGGCATTCAGATGCTCGGCAAGTCCGACGCCGAGCAGATCCATGGCGAGGCCCCGCGCTGGGCCGGCGCAGTCCTGCCGGACATGCCGTTCGAGATGCTGGCCCACCACGCCGTCGACTTCTGGCTGTGCGGCGAGGACCTTCCGCTCCCCGAGAACCGGGTCACCCTGGACCAGGATGGTGCCATCCACCTGGCGCTCGACGAGAAGAACAACATCGCCGGGCTCAAGCGCCTCCAGCACAAGCTCCAGGGCATGCTCGGCCACCTGGGCATGCACGAACACCACTTGCTGTCGCACAGCATCTATCTGCACAAGGGCATGCCCATCGGCGCCACCGCACATCAGGCCGGCACCGTCCGGTTCGGCGACGACCCGAAGAGCTCCGCACTGGACGTCAACTGCAAGGCCCACGACCTGGACAACCTCTACGTCGTCGACACGAGTTTCTTCCCGAGCATCGGGGCCGTGAACCCGTCCCTGACCGCCATCGCCAACGCCCTGCGGGTCGGCGACCACATCGCGGCCCGCCTGAGCTGACTTGATGCGAGGGCGGGCCGTACACGGCAATCAGGCACATAATGCCCCCTCTGGGTCGGGGGCACGCCGGATAACGCAGCCGGACGAGCACAGACCATCGAGCTTCCCCCGAGAGCGGCTGGAGTGGCTGGTTGCGCCGTACGGATGACTCCGGCCGCCCTGGGGGTGCGGCGAGTCTGCCGCCCCTGCCCCGGCCTGCTTGTCTGGGCGGCTGAATCAGCCTGCGTTGCGGTGCGATGGGTGTGGAGACGTAATGAGTCAACTGGATCTGGCGCGCTTGCAGTTTGCGATGACGTCGATCTACCACTTCCTGTTCGTCCCGGTGACCATCGGGCTGAGTCTGCTCACGGCCGTGCTTCAGACCGCCTGGCACCGAGGCGGGCGGCCCGAGTACCTGCGGCTGACGAAGTTCTTCGGGACCCTGCTGGTGATCAACGTCGCCGTCGGCGTGGTGACCGGCCTGGTCCAGGAGTTCCAGTTCGGCATGGACTGGTCGGGCTACGCCCGCACGGTGGGTGACGTGTTCGGGGCGCCACTGGCCATGGAGGGCCTCGCGGCGTTCTTCCTGGAGTCGACCTTCCTCGGCCTGTGGATCTTCGGCTGGGACAAGCTGTCCAAGCGCGTCCACCTGGCGACGATCTGGGCTGTGGCAGCCGGCAGCGCACTGTCGGCGCTGTTCATCATGGCGGCTAACTCCTGGATGCAGCACCCGGTCGGCTATGCCATCGACCCGTCCACCGGCCGACCGCAGCTCAACGACGTGTGGGCGCTGTTCACCAACCCGGTCTTCCTCCGCGGCTACCTGCACGTGGTGCTGGCTGCCCTGGTCACCGGTTCGATGGTCATGCTCGCCGTCTCCGCATGGCACCTGCGCAAAGACCTCCGCGACGACGAGGCAGGCGTCGAGAACAAGGGTGACCCGCAGAAGACGAAGGATTCGGCCTCGGCGTTCCGGCTGTCTGCCCGCTTGTCCCTGTTGGTCCTGGTGCCCGCCTGCATGTTCGCCATGCTCGTCGGCAGCGAACTCGGCGTGACCGAGGGCAAGTACCAACCGATGAAGATCGCTGCCGCAGAGGCGCAGTGGGAGACCTGCCAACCCTGCTCCTTCTCGCTCTTCCAGATCGGCGGCGGCAACGGCGACCAGACACCCACGCAGATCCTGGAAGTCCCCCACCTGCTGTCCCTGCTGGCCACCAACCACTGGAACGGCAAGGTCCTCGGCCTCAACGAGGTCAACAGCCAGTACGAGCAGGCGTACGGTCCGGGCAACTACGTGCCCAACGTCTTCATCCAGTACTGGTCAATGCGCGTCATGGCCTACCTGTCCGTGCTCGCCCTCCTCGTCGGCCTGTGGGGCCTGTGGCTGCTGCGAGGCAAGCGGCTCACGCACTCCCACTGGTTCCTGACCGCCGCGGTCTGGGCCGTTCCGCTGCCGTTCCTCATCAACACCGCCGGCTGGCTCCTCACCGAGAACGGCCGCCAGCCCTGGATCGTGCAGGGCATCCAGCTGACGAAGGACGGCGTCTCCTCCTCCGTCAGCACCACCGAGGTCGCCATCAGCATCGTGGCCTTCTTCCTCCTCTACGCCGCACTGGCCGTCGTCGCCGCCGTGCTGATGACACGCCACGCCCGAAAGGGCGCGGGCCCCACGCACAAGGACGACCAGCCCGCCCCCGAGATGACCTACTGAGGTCACGATCCGCCGGAAGGCCCACGATGGAATTCACCACCCTCTGGTTCATCCTCATCGGCGTACTGTGGGTCGGCTTCTTCGTCCTGGAGGGCTTCGACCTCGGCGTCGGTATGCTCCACGGACTGCTCTCCCGCGACGAAGCGAGCCGACGGGCCGTCCTCCACACCATCGGACCGGTATGGGACGGCAACGAAGTCTGGCTGGTCACGGCGGGCGCCGCGATGTTCGCCGCCTTCCCGGGCTGGTACGCGACCCTCTTCTCCGGCTTCTACCTCGCCCTCGTCCTCCTCCTGGCCGGACTCATCGTCCGCGGCATCGCCGTCGAATACCGCGACCGCGTCGACAGCACGCAATGGCGACGGACGTGGACCATCCTGCTGACTGCCGGCAGTCTGACCGTTCCATTCGTGCTCGGTATCGCCCTCGGAGACCTGCTCCACGGCGTACCGATCGGCCGCGACCAGGAGTACGCAGGCACCTTCGCGGACCTGTTCACCGGCTACGGCGTCTTCAGCGGAATCACTCTGACCGTGCTCTGCCTCTTTCATGGCGCGACCTTCCTCGCCCTGAAGACCAGCGGGGAAATCCGCGACAAGGCCCACCGGCTGGCCCGTGTCAGTGTCCTGCCCGCCGGCTTGGTCGTCCTCGCCTTCGTGTTCTGGACACGCTCCCTCGCCGACCAGGGCATCCTCCTCAACCTCGTTGAACTCGCTGCCGTCCTGGCCGTGGCCGCGGCGGCCTGGGCCATCGGCAGCGGCCACGACGGATGGGCCTTCGGAGCCACTACCGTCGCGATGGCCGCAACCGTTGGGTCGCTGTTCACCGAGCTCTACCCGAGGGTCATGGTCTCCAGCACCAGCGGCGCCTTCGATCTGACCGTCGACAACACGGCGTCCGGCCCCTACGCGCTGAAGGTCTTGACGGTCGTCGCCCTGGTCCTGCTCCCCGTCGTCCTCGTCTACCAGGGCTGGACCTACCACGTCTTCCGCAAGCGGATCTCCGCCGACCACTTCCCCACTCCGGGCAAGGCGTCGTGAGAGTCGTTCACCGGGCGGAGCGGTAACGGCGCCACCGGACAGGCAACGGCCTGGCCGAGCTGCGTCTGGGCGATCGGCGGTGTGCCGGTCGAGCCTGGTCAGCAGATCGTCCAGGTCGGTGGTGGCGAACTTCCACCGGAACGGCTCTGCCGTGGCGTTGTAGCGGTTCTCGACGTCCCGGAGTCGGTCCCTGGCTTGGGTCAGGCCGGTGAAGTCGTTGGGTTGGACGACTTTGCGCTGAACGGCGGAGGATACGTACAGATCAAGCTGAAGACCGAACCCGTGCCTCCGCAACGCCGCACCAGCGGACAGAGACCAAAGGCCGCGGTGTCTGTCTGCTGAGCTATCCTTCCCGCCACCGCGCACCGACTGTAGGGACCACGAGAATTGACCGGCTTGTCTGCTTTCCCGCTGCCCTTCAGGGCTTCCCGTTCCAAAGCGTTCGCGATACCCCGAACGCTGCGGGAACTTCAGATGATGCAGTGCAGCGCGCACATTCGGGCGAAGCCGGGGTGGTTCGACAAGATGCACGATGCCGACATCGTCGCCAGGTGGACGCAGGAAGCGGTCGCTCAGGGCCTCACCGAAGCGCAGGTTCGCTACGTGCTTGCCGAACTCGTGCACTACGCCGCGCTGCGGGACGGACGAACCGGCATCGAGGTGTCCGCCGTCGACGGGGTGTGGCAGTCGGACACGCTGGTCGACGACACGCTCGGATCCCGGCTGCGCGAGGCGGTCCGGGTTCTGGAACAGGTCCCCGAAGCAGAACGGGACTGGCATCCCGGATCCGGCGGCCAGGTACTGGATCTGGTTCATCCCTCACTGTTCTGCCTGGTGGGAGAGGTGAGCGGTGCGCCCGAGCGGGCTTGGCTGAACCCGACGGACCGCTACTCGGCGTACGAGTTCTCGGAGAAGTTCCAGTGGCTGCCCACGGACGTCGACGTCAGTGACGACGGCGAGGTCGCCTTCCGTTCCTACGTCAACAACGTCCACCCCGAGACTCATCACGAACTGGCCTCGGTCCTGCCGGACTTTTTCGCGCGCATGCGCCCGCTGCTGGAGAACGTGCTCACCGATCTGCGCCATCCGCGGCCCCCGCGGATCGAGGCCGATCCTTTCGGGTGGTACGACTCGGAACCGGAGTTTCCGGACAGGTCCGCCTACAGTGATGCTGCGGCCCATGCAGAAGCCCTCAGCGCATGGGAAGCGGCCCAGGACGACTGGTGGGAGAACCGCCGCCCGGTCATCCCGGACGCCCCGGCTTTCGCCCCGCCCGCGTTGCCCGATGAATCCGCCCGAGTCGACCTGCGTGGCCGCCGTCTTCAGGCCATCGTCAAGATCGCCACCGTTCGTCTCACGCCGGACAATCCCGATTACCCAGGCGGTTCCTGGCATGTCGAGGGGATGTTGAACGAGCGGATCGTCTCGACCGGCATCTATTACTGGGACAGCGAGAACATCACCGAAAGTCGGCTGAGTTTCCGGGCGGCACTCGACGACCCGCCCTACGAACAGAACGACGACAACGGTCTGCGCGAGGTCTACGGCCTGGAGGACGAGGACGCACTGAACCAGATGCTGGGATCGGCATCGACGCCGGCGGGCCGCTGCCTGGCGTTCCCGAACATCCTGCAACACCGCGTCGGCCCATTCCGCCTCATGGACCCCACCCGCCCGGGACACCGCAAAATCCTTGCGTTCTTCCTGGTCGACCCGTCGGAGAAGATCGTCTCGACCTCCGATGTGGCACCGCAGCAACCGTGGTCCGACACCTCGACCATGACGCTCGAACAGGCCAAGAACTACCGCGAACAACTCATGCGGGAACGCAAGTTCTTCGTCGACGAACACAACGAGCAGCTCTACGAACGAGAATTCTCCCTCTGCGAGCACTGAACCTCTTCTGCCCGGAACACGTGGGGTCGGAGGCCGTATCGGAAGGAATCCGATACGGCCTCCGACCGTTCCGTGGGCCGGCGCGTCAGCGCCTGGCGGCACGCACCGCCCGCAGATCCAGGATCCGGATGTCGTCGTGGAGCACGACGCGCGTGGGAACGTCCCCGTTCCCCAGCGACTGGCTGGGGCGGTAGAGCCCCCACTTGAGATAGCCGAAGTCCGTCGGGTTCTCGGGGTGGAACGTCCGCACGTTCTCGTAGGTCTGCCGCAGCGTGAACTGCGTCGCGCCCGGCAGCCGGGTGGAGATCCTGTAGTAGCCGGTGCTGTCGTCCGTCCAGCCCACGTCCACGCGGAAGTGCATCCACTCACCGAGGTACGGGCGGAAGTCGTCGACCACGCCGGCCTGGAGATCCAGGGTCGGCGACCGGAACGCGATGCTGTTCCGCTTGGTCATGAGATAGAAGGACGGAAGGTTTCCGCCCGCGTGCTTGCCCTGGAAGATGATGTCGCCGCTCTCGGAGTCACCGGCTTCGTACGTCTTCCAGTCCTTCAACAGGACACTGAACTCGTAGCGGTGCTCGTCGCCCACATGGATCCTCCCCTCGGGGACGTCGTTCGTGGCGCTCTCGCTGCGCGGGGCCCCGTCGGAGACGTAACCGGGATCGCCCAGGGTCACCTTGTGGGCGATGGCGTTGTCCGTCCCCGATCCGACGACGTACGACGCGTCGGGCGCCGTCGCGTGCGTCGTGGTCAGGTCCGGAATGCCGGAATCCAGGCCGCCGTTCGCGTAGTCGATGTCCAGCAGGAGCGAGGAGCTGCGGGCCGGACCCTGTGAAGGGCGGTCCACCCCGCTCTGTCCCGCCTCCGCGGTGGCCAGTCCGGTGACGGCCAGTGCCCCCGCCATCGCCGCGGCGACGGCGGACCGCCGTGTCGTCTTCCTCATGACTGCGTCACCGGCCTGTCGTCGATCCGGACGAGGTGGTGGCCGCGCATCGTGTACAGTCGGCCGCTGCTGTCGGCGTTGACGTGCGGGCCGCTGTACCACGCGCCGTTGATCTCCGGGACGACCGTGCTGACGGCGAAGGTAGTCGGGTGGAAGCGGAACAGCGTGGTGTCGGAGACGCCGTAGACCACGCCCCGGCTGGTCACCATGGCCGCGAAGCCGGGGCAGAGGGCGCGCACGTCGGCGGTGTGGATCACCCGGCGGATCGTGAGGTCGACGACGAAGAAGCCGCCCCTTCTCGTGAGTCCGTACAGGTGCCGGCCGCTCACCGCCAGCGCGGCCACGCCCGTGGCCAGGGGGAGATCGATGCGCCACAGCTCCCGCCCGGCGACCGGGTCGAAGGCGACGAGCGTGCCACGCGGCCCCTGTGTGGTGGGGTTGTCGCCTCCGAGGTAGGCGATGCCGTCCCGTGTGGCGACGGCGCGCACCAGCTGGATTCCGTCGATCGGATTGATGTACGCGGACTTCCTGCCCGTCGTCGGTGAGTGGGTCCACAGGGAGCCGCCGCCTTCGGTGTCGGACTGCACACCGACCAGCAGGAGCCCGTTGACCGCGTCGTAGCAGACGTCGAGAGGACGGTTCTGCTCGCTCGGGAACTCCGCGAGCCGGTGGGGCTGCTCGTCGTTCGCGGGGTCGTACGTCCACATGCCCTGCGAGCTGTACTGGCCCGTGTAGAGCACCCCGTTCAGCACCTCGGCGTCCTTCGCCTCACCGGGCGCCCGGAGGTTGACCACGGTGCCGGAGCGCAGGTCGTGGCGGGCGACGACGTTGTTGCCGCCGACGTAGGCGTACTGGTGGTCGGCGGCGATCCCCATGGTCGTCTGCGGGCTGACGGGGGCGCCTGCCGGGCCGAGTTCGGTGATGACGGACGTACCGGCCGTTGTGTCGATCTCGCCGACGAAGCCGTAACCCGAGACGACGACCAGTGTCCCGTCGACGTGGTCCAGGCCCCAGATCTCGCCGAGGTCGGGTCCGTCGAAGGCGAGGGGGGCGACGGTGCGGGTCGTCATCGAGTAGGTGTGGAGTCCGGCATCGCCGGCGAAGTGGATCAGGTCGCCGTGCGCGGTCAGGTTCTTGGCCACCGCGCCGTGGGTGGGCGTCACGGTGTACGAGGAGAGGTCGGCCAGGTCCATCACGGCGAGCTTGGCGGGCTCGGTCGATCCGGCCGTGCTGACGACGAGGTGGTCGCCGAAAACGGCGAGTTCGCGCAGACTGGGGTCCTTCGCCATCTCCGGCGGCGTGACATCGGTGAACGTGGCCGCCGCTCGGTCGTACGCGTACAGCGATGCCTTGCTCGCCCCGCCCCCACCGGCCAGGGTGCTGCCGGCTCCGAAGAAGACGGTCGAGTCCGTGGCCGCGACGGCCCTGGCCAGGGTGGCGTTCGGGTCGGGTATACCGAGCTTGGTCACCGCACCGGTGCCCGGGTCGTACATCCACAGCGCGGGTGCCTTCCCCGGCACACCGCCCACGGCGTACACGGTGCCGTCCGGGGCGACGGCGAGCTCGCGGATGTCACGGTCCTCGGTCCGGCCGATACCCACGGCGGGCTTGTCCGGAGTGCTCAGGTCCCAGCGGAAGAGGTTCGGCCTGCCCTCGTCGGCCTTGGCCAGGATGCCGGCGTACAGGTACCGGCCGGCGGGATCCGCGGCGAGGGCCTGGACCGAGTGCCCCGTGCCGAGGTCGGTCCTGGACACCACCGTGTGGGTCGGCAGGTGGAAGCCGATCAGCCGGGTGGGGGAGAGGTTGCGCGAGCCGATGTACACGGTGTCGCCGATCAGGAGCCCGCTCATGAGCGCGAACTGCTCGATGGCGGGGCCGAGGTCGGTGACGGTGGTGCGGGGCGGGGCCGGTGCGGCCTGTGCCGGGGCGGCGAGCAGCGGGGCCGCGGCTGCGGCGAGCCCGAGGGCGCCGCCGGACCGGAGCAGTTGACGCCTGCCCATCGACGGAGGGTGCTGCATGGGGGACTCCTTGGGTCGTCGTGCGGGACACGGAGGGGGGAGGAGCGGGTGCCGTGCGCGTGCCGGGCCGGTGGAACGGGGGACCGGAGCCGTCAGGCCGATGTGGCGAGGGCGGCGTGGTGCACGGCGTGGGCGAACGGTCTTCCGGAGCAGTAGCGCTCGACCTCGTCGAGGGCGCTGCTGGTGATCCGCCGGAGTTCACCGCCGAGCGAGCCGGCGATGTGCGGGGTGAGCAGGACGTTCGGCAGGGAGTAGAGCGGTGACGTCGTGGGCAGCACCTCCGGTTCGGTGACGTCGAGGACCGCGTGGATACGGCCGCTCGCGGCCTCGGCGCCGAGGGCCGCGGTGTCGACGAGGGACCCCCGGGCCGTGTTGACGAGCGTGGCGCCGTCGCGCATCAGCGACAGCCTGCGGGAGTCCAGCAGATGCCGGGTCTCCGGC
The Streptomyces sp. NBC_00234 DNA segment above includes these coding regions:
- a CDS encoding GMC family oxidoreductase, encoding MAYDQHYDVIVIGTGAGGGTLAHRLAPTGKRVLILERGDYLPRERDNWDSTAVFVKGKYRAPEFWYDKHGNEFPPEVNYYVGGNTKFYGAALFRLRPEDFGELRHHDGVSPAWPIRYEDLEPYYTQAEQLYLVHGRHGEDPTEGSASGQYPHPPVEHEPRIQQLSDDLEKKGLHPFHLPIGVNLTQDENGRATHASACIRCERVDGFPCLLGAKSDAQVICVDPALKHDNVTMLTGADVRRLETDATGRTVTGVVAEFDDGSTQVFRADIVVVGCGAVNSAALLLRSANDKHPGGLANSSDTVGRHYMRHNNLALMAVSKEPNPTRFQKTLALHDWYLGADDWDFPLGGIQMLGKSDAEQIHGEAPRWAGAVLPDMPFEMLAHHAVDFWLCGEDLPLPENRVTLDQDGAIHLALDEKNNIAGLKRLQHKLQGMLGHLGMHEHHLLSHSIYLHKGMPIGATAHQAGTVRFGDDPKSSALDVNCKAHDLDNLYVVDTSFFPSIGAVNPSLTAIANALRVGDHIAARLS
- a CDS encoding cytochrome ubiquinol oxidase subunit I; this translates as MSQLDLARLQFAMTSIYHFLFVPVTIGLSLLTAVLQTAWHRGGRPEYLRLTKFFGTLLVINVAVGVVTGLVQEFQFGMDWSGYARTVGDVFGAPLAMEGLAAFFLESTFLGLWIFGWDKLSKRVHLATIWAVAAGSALSALFIMAANSWMQHPVGYAIDPSTGRPQLNDVWALFTNPVFLRGYLHVVLAALVTGSMVMLAVSAWHLRKDLRDDEAGVENKGDPQKTKDSASAFRLSARLSLLVLVPACMFAMLVGSELGVTEGKYQPMKIAAAEAQWETCQPCSFSLFQIGGGNGDQTPTQILEVPHLLSLLATNHWNGKVLGLNEVNSQYEQAYGPGNYVPNVFIQYWSMRVMAYLSVLALLVGLWGLWLLRGKRLTHSHWFLTAAVWAVPLPFLINTAGWLLTENGRQPWIVQGIQLTKDGVSSSVSTTEVAISIVAFFLLYAALAVVAAVLMTRHARKGAGPTHKDDQPAPEMTY
- the cydB gene encoding cytochrome d ubiquinol oxidase subunit II; translated protein: MEFTTLWFILIGVLWVGFFVLEGFDLGVGMLHGLLSRDEASRRAVLHTIGPVWDGNEVWLVTAGAAMFAAFPGWYATLFSGFYLALVLLLAGLIVRGIAVEYRDRVDSTQWRRTWTILLTAGSLTVPFVLGIALGDLLHGVPIGRDQEYAGTFADLFTGYGVFSGITLTVLCLFHGATFLALKTSGEIRDKAHRLARVSVLPAGLVVLAFVFWTRSLADQGILLNLVELAAVLAVAAAAWAIGSGHDGWAFGATTVAMAATVGSLFTELYPRVMVSSTSGAFDLTVDNTASGPYALKVLTVVALVLLPVVLVYQGWTYHVFRKRISADHFPTPGKAS
- a CDS encoding DUF4246 domain-containing protein translates to MTGLSAFPLPFRASRSKAFAIPRTLRELQMMQCSAHIRAKPGWFDKMHDADIVARWTQEAVAQGLTEAQVRYVLAELVHYAALRDGRTGIEVSAVDGVWQSDTLVDDTLGSRLREAVRVLEQVPEAERDWHPGSGGQVLDLVHPSLFCLVGEVSGAPERAWLNPTDRYSAYEFSEKFQWLPTDVDVSDDGEVAFRSYVNNVHPETHHELASVLPDFFARMRPLLENVLTDLRHPRPPRIEADPFGWYDSEPEFPDRSAYSDAAAHAEALSAWEAAQDDWWENRRPVIPDAPAFAPPALPDESARVDLRGRRLQAIVKIATVRLTPDNPDYPGGSWHVEGMLNERIVSTGIYYWDSENITESRLSFRAALDDPPYEQNDDNGLREVYGLEDEDALNQMLGSASTPAGRCLAFPNILQHRVGPFRLMDPTRPGHRKILAFFLVDPSEKIVSTSDVAPQQPWSDTSTMTLEQAKNYREQLMRERKFFVDEHNEQLYEREFSLCEH
- a CDS encoding heparin lyase I family protein; this encodes MRKTTRRSAVAAAMAGALAVTGLATAEAGQSGVDRPSQGPARSSSLLLDIDYANGGLDSGIPDLTTTHATAPDASYVVGSGTDNAIAHKVTLGDPGYVSDGAPRSESATNDVPEGRIHVGDEHRYEFSVLLKDWKTYEAGDSESGDIIFQGKHAGGNLPSFYLMTKRNSIAFRSPTLDLQAGVVDDFRPYLGEWMHFRVDVGWTDDSTGYYRISTRLPGATQFTLRQTYENVRTFHPENPTDFGYLKWGLYRPSQSLGNGDVPTRVVLHDDIRILDLRAVRAARR
- a CDS encoding outer membrane protein assembly factor BamB family protein; the encoded protein is MQHPPSMGRRQLLRSGGALGLAAAAAPLLAAPAQAAPAPPRTTVTDLGPAIEQFALMSGLLIGDTVYIGSRNLSPTRLIGFHLPTHTVVSRTDLGTGHSVQALAADPAGRYLYAGILAKADEGRPNLFRWDLSTPDKPAVGIGRTEDRDIRELAVAPDGTVYAVGGVPGKAPALWMYDPGTGAVTKLGIPDPNATLARAVAATDSTVFFGAGSTLAGGGGASKASLYAYDRAAATFTDVTPPEMAKDPSLRELAVFGDHLVVSTAGSTEPAKLAVMDLADLSSYTVTPTHGAVAKNLTAHGDLIHFAGDAGLHTYSMTTRTVAPLAFDGPDLGEIWGLDHVDGTLVVVSGYGFVGEIDTTAGTSVITELGPAGAPVSPQTTMGIAADHQYAYVGGNNVVARHDLRSGTVVNLRAPGEAKDAEVLNGVLYTGQYSSQGMWTYDPANDEQPHRLAEFPSEQNRPLDVCYDAVNGLLLVGVQSDTEGGGSLWTHSPTTGRKSAYINPIDGIQLVRAVATRDGIAYLGGDNPTTQGPRGTLVAFDPVAGRELWRIDLPLATGVAALAVSGRHLYGLTRRGGFFVVDLTIRRVIHTADVRALCPGFAAMVTSRGVVYGVSDTTLFRFHPTTFAVSTVVPEINGAWYSGPHVNADSSGRLYTMRGHHLVRIDDRPVTQS